In one window of Plasmodium berghei ANKA genome assembly, chromosome: 14 DNA:
- a CDS encoding vacuolar protein sorting-associated protein 16, putative has translation MNTNEWNNIDNTYYGKKKVSNMLWTNEDVLKDSTICSGKLGLIAILRNKDKFDIYKKEDNLRIYTNIGRLISSCLLNYEKLICMGWNKDNDLIFLFDDNIVRVYSCFCEKKYVFSLDDNIKNEGILYGKIIDEGIVIITERLNVYVNYYFSGSNCVRYPYIDLKEKPSCVCSVNEDQLNDDLNFENNYFDNRVSNNLIKLNLKSYITNPFDFKKGNPNENIAISSNNVLTECKDDYRISWIDEKKSFPSTAINNNNSDGKNGKKNKLKKSERKKKKKPLIKISAYDLNKRDKQNNIINNKSPEIKELNIHLIITLPNGGFVLLNKNRFKYYDTDYIHPYINMCVSKSGAIIAFLSENGIIKIYLTKNLNKCIEETVLDNKKNIKQIVWCGDDCLAVYTPLITPSNYIQHMLFIGGPKNQWIPYQYRSHLYLIGDIYGVKIISNEYLEYISRIRKSTFNIFSIGSCTSSAMLFYSYEKYENGSICLDDEIRAFNDNLDVAIEECLNASTHEYDENVIDMLLKAAIFGKNFMKFNYSSKKTILYCLYLRICMNVRKPPLDIYITAAELEYMSIPKFVQYLAKRKEYFLAYRICEYAGINTDNILIEWCKEKIEKSIELTDEQLCAAIIDKIGDKKNMNYSYIAFIAAKCLRPQLATIIVQYEENKKKQIEMLIKLANYSLSMEKAILSKDIELVYLCITNILNKEKVNANGEREFNTLIDIFNKNIHAYNCFYAYCNKTKQYNLLKEFYEKNGQHSKAAFVTLQLALSKKNVEQKKTWLAYSAGFLTTDNMDSHIGFVHTSIMNNIDLLNYQKELEIKYNKKSVIGYPHKILGLSLMKTVEYTLAVGEFLDADHLFKRFKISEPKFWRCKIYTLAKHKYFDELYNFANYRVSPIGMDYFIECVYQFGSVPLTIKFIQKIKDLNTQHKWFVKYDMKAEADQVLEDIKAQKMTTTSLFQTITDAISSMR, from the coding sequence ATGAATACAAATGAATGGAACAATATTGATAATACCTACTatgggaaaaaaaaagtaagtAATATGCTGTGGACGAACGAAGACGTGCTAAAGGATAGCACTATTTGTTCAGGGAAATTGGGACTGATCGCCATTTTACgaaataaagataaatttGATATTTATAAGAAAGAAGATAATTTAAGAATATACACAAATATAGGTAGATTAATATCTAGCTGTTTgttaaattatgaaaagTTAATATGTATGGGTTGGAATAAAGATAatgatttaatttttctttttgatgataatataGTTCGAGTATATTCATGCttttgtgaaaaaaaatatgttttttctttagacgataatattaaaaatgaaggtatattatatggaaaaataattgatGAGGGTATTGTTATAATAACTGAAAGGTTAAATGTATAtgttaattattattttagtGGCAGCAATTGTGTTAGATATCCATATATagatttaaaagaaaagcCAAGTTGTGTCTGTTCGGTAAATGAGGATCAATTAAATGACgatttaaattttgaaaataactattttgataatagagttagtaataatttaataaaattaaatttaaaaagttaCATTACAAATCCTTTTGATTTTAAAAAGGGAAACcctaatgaaaatatagcAATATCGAGTAACAATGTGCTCACTGAATGCAAGGATGATTATAGAATATCTTGGATTgacgaaaaaaaatcatttcCGTCCACTGCtattaacaataataattctgATGGTAagaatggaaaaaaaaataagttaaaaaaaagtgagagaaaaaaaaagaaaaaacctttaataaaaatatcgGCATATGATCTAAATAAACGAGACAAACaaaataacataataaataataaatccccagaaataaaagaattaaatatacatttgaTAATAACATTACCTAATGGAGgatttgtattattaaataaaaatcgatttaaatattatgatacagattatattcatccatatattaatatgtgTGTATCAAAATCTGGGGCTATTATAGCATTTTTATCAGAAAATggtattataaaaatatatttaactaaaaatttaaataaatgcaTTGAAGAAACAGTTttagataataaaaagaatataaaacaaatcgTATGGTGTGGTGACGATTGCTTAGCAGTATATACCCCATTAATCACTCCTTCTAATTATATACAACACATGCTATTTATTGGGGGGCCTAAAAACCAATGGATTCCTTATCAATATAGAAGTCATTTATACCTTATAGGAGATATATATGGagttaaaataataagtaATGAATATTTAGAATATATAAGTAGAATAAGAAAATCGAcatttaacatttttagtATAGGCAGTTGTACTTCTTCAGCAATgcttttttattcttatgaaaaatatgaaaatggaAGTATATGTTTAGATGATGAAATTAGAGCATTTAATGATAACCTAGATGTTGCTATTGAAGAATGTTTAAATGCTTCTACTCATgaatatgatgaaaatgttATTGATATGTTACTCAAAGCTGCTATTTTTGgtaaaaattttatgaaatttaattattctagcaaaaaaactattttatattgtttatatttacgTATTTGTATGAATGTTAGAAAACCACCATTGGATATTTACATTACAGCAGCAGAACTCGAATACATGAGCATACCCAAATTTGTTCAATACCTTgcaaaaagaaaagaataTTTCCTAGCTTATCGAATTTGTGAATATGCAGGGATTAATACGGATAATATACTAATTGAATGGtgtaaagaaaaaatagaaaaatcCATTGAATTAACTGATGAACAACTATGTGCAGCTATAATTGATAAAATAggtgataaaaaaaatatgaactaTTCCTATATAGCATTCATTGCGGCTAAATGTTTAAGACCCCAACTCGCTACCATAATAGTTCaatatgaagaaaataaaaaaaagcaaatagaaatgttaataaaattagcTAACTATAGTTTATCAATGGAAAAAGCTATTCTTTCAAAAGATATTGAActtgtttatttatgtattacaaatattttaaataaagaaaaagtCAATGCAAATGGCGAAAGGGAATTTAATACATTAAtagatatttttaataaaaatatacatgcaTACAACTgtttttatgcatattgtaacaaaacaaaacaatataatttacttaaagaattttatgaaaaaaatggtcAACATTCAAAAGCTGCTTTTGTCACATTACAGTTAGCactttcaaaaaaaaatgttgaacaaaaaaaaacatggCTAGCTTATTCAGCAGGGTTTTTAACAACTGACAATATGGATAGTCATATAGGATTTGTTCACACATCtataatgaataatattgatttattaaattatcaaaaagagttagaaattaaatataataaaaagtcTGTAATAGGATACcctcataaaatattaggTTTGTCGTTAATGAAAACAGTAGAATATACATTAGCAGTTGGCGAATTTTTAGATGCAgatcatttatttaaaaggTTTAAAATATCAGAACCGAAATTTTGGAGatgcaaaatatatacattagccaaacataaatattttgatgaATTATACAACTTTGCAAATTATAGAGTTTCACCAATTGGTATGGATTATTTTATAGAATGTGTGTATCAATTTGGTTCGGTTCCATTGACCATTAAATTTAtccaaaaaattaaagatcTAAATACTCAACATAAATGGTTTGTGAAATATGATATGAAAGCTGAAGCAGACCAAGTGTTAGAAGACATAAAAGCACAAAAAATGACAACCACCTCACTGTTCCAAACAATCACAGATGCAATATCGAGCATGAGATAA
- a CDS encoding 3-hydroxyisobutyryl-coenzyme A hydrolase, putative, whose product MFSSQYFKLKKDISHIKKLKWNEIKFRDKNYLFTCANFEKKKINVKILVNCENKATKSFYKYSNNSNLYTNVQEIENNHKNVLSKKMENTNENINMNKRYISDECNKGDLFRKTEKDKNNELDRYNVENMNDGIKSKKSNSDDIIDLTLSDVWSKKTLIVEYKNNIIEILLNRKEKLNAINKDMINGLLNMVKSLSNDDRCNLIVIRSINQNCFCSGSDVKDIVQNKDQGINHLKQLYKYINFISKINKNILCIWNGYAMGGGLGISMYTQYRIINTNVIFSMPENKIGFFPDVGSSYFLKKYFSRNIALHLGLTSLRLNEIDLINFKVCTNYIKNLDQFLNELYNIKKEDPNKFNEEFIKILNKYPPKVNVNAKPVLTEELISNIDKYYTSANNLEELINNLKKNEDNDNFCKQLLLDINANCYFSCQLWFSYFIYNYEKSMEEVLDNDFKMTQYFLYHTNTFEKGVTEILIKKNKNFQWIKDHENNPVQLEETIEDILMNKNLLSIKDEFI is encoded by the coding sequence ATGTTTTCATCTCAGTAtttcaaattaaaaaaagatatttcacatataaaaaaattaaaatggaatgaaataaaatttagaGATAAAAACTATTTGTTTACATGTGCAAACtttgaaaagaaaaaaataaacgtGAAAATTTTGGTGAATTGTGAAAATAAAGCCACAAAAAGTTTCTATAAGTATtctaataatagtaatttatatactaATGTACaggaaatagaaaataatcataaaaacgtattatctaaaaaaatggaaaatacaaatgaaaatattaatatgaacAAGCGATATATATCTGACGAATGTAATAAAGGCGACCTTTTTAGGAAAActgaaaaagataaaaataatgaattagATAGATATAATGTGGAAAATATGAATGATGGTATAAAATCAAAGAAGAGTAACAGTGATGATATTATAGATCTAACCCTATCTGATGTATGgtcaaaaaaaacattaatagtagaatataaaaacaacaTAATCGAAATATTGTTAAATAggaaagaaaaattaaatgctataaataaagatatgATTAATGGATTATTAAATATGGTAAAAAGTTTAAGCAATGATGATAGATGTAATTTGATAGTAATAAGAAGCATCAATCaaaattgtttttgttCGGGTTCAGATGTAAAAGATATAGTTCAGAATAAAGATCAAGGGataaatcatttaaaacaactttataagtatattaattttatttcaaaaatcaataaaaatatattatgcatatgGAATGGATATGCTATGGGTGGGGGATTAGGTATATCTATGTATACACAGTATCGAATCATAAATACAAATGTAATATTTTCCATGccagaaaataaaataggtTTTTTCCCTGATGTTGGAAGctcttattttttaaaaaaatatttttcacgAAATATTGCTTTACACTTAGGATTAACATCATTGCGATTAAATGAAATtgatttaattaattttaaagtGTGCACtaactatataaaaaatctaGACCAATTTTTGAATGAattgtataatattaaaaaagaagacccaaataaatttaatgaggaatttattaaaattttaaataaataccCTCCAAAAGTTAATGTTAATGCAAAACCAGTATTAACAGAAGAATTAATTAGTAATATCgacaaatattatacatcTGCCAACAATTTAGAGGAAttgataaataatttaaaaaaaaatgaagataatgataatttttgtaaacaattattattagatATAAACGCTAATTGCTATTTTAGCTGCCAGCTATGGTTctcttattttatatataactatgAAAAATCTATGGAAGAAGTATTAGATAACGATTTTAAAATGACTcagtattttttatatcacaCTAATACATTTGAAAAGGGGGTAActgaaatattaataaaaaaaaataaaaactttCAGTGGATTAAGGACCATGAAAATAATCCTGTGCAATTGGAAGAAACTATTGAAGATATTTTGATGAATAAAAATCTATTGTCTATTAAAGatgaatttatataa
- a CDS encoding polyadenylation factor subunit 2, putative, whose amino-acid sequence MFNDEQYASSYYPTKLGIDRPAVDFNASICNFLKSDIYKRKFERRLYVNHPIYLRRIRPLFCYSNMIDRYDGVLSHLSFSCLNKSKGAIASLKWFNDGKRLLTGTQLSELAIWNGVYFNFEDMKRIPIGGGAVSCLEWSKNDNVFAGNSLGQIVILSSALNLLDNYAFEGLTKCVLDISLSCCNTKLAGCSDTCNPIIWDIKTRKVIKSLKCKNIDTNNTSCLSWNPINDIVASGNRTQTISLWDIRVTKPIISINAHKANVNKVKWNYNGIYLLSCSKDSLIKLWDIRNFKLLHSYKNDNIINTASTTTTSRFTANYEPTYITWNPIQNHIFASSDNKGNIKFYNTNDNKCTQTISFAHGIDKPSSITLLDWNPFGHLLTSFGDDKLLKFWSASSCDSIISKEIDAKQLTSIYNGGTFPNSRYVNDENMLDVSSNQSIKDSDEESYRKNTLNDNFYKKISKKRRKRRHKHGSKLNLKKTE is encoded by the exons ATGTTTAATGATGAGCAATATGCAAGCAGCTACTATCCTACCAAGTTGGGGATAGATAGACCCGCAGTTGACTTTAATGCATCAA TTTGCAACTTTCTAAAGAGCGACATATACAAAAGAAAATTCGAAAGAAGGCTATACGTGAATCATCCAATATATTTACGAAGAATAAGGCCATTATTTTGCTACAGTAATATGATAGATAGATATGATGGCGTATTATCacatttatcattttcatgcttaaataaaagtaaagGAGCAATAGCAAGCTTAAAATGGTTTAATGATGGAAAAAGGTTATTAACAGGCACACAGTTAAGTGAATTAGCTATATGGAATGGAGTATACTTTAATTTTGAGGATATGAAAAGAATACCAATTGGGGGAGGTGCCGTTTCCTGCTTAGAATGGTCTAAAAACGATAATGTGTTTGCAGGAAATTCTTTAGGGCAAATAGTTATATTATCTTCTGCATTAAATTTATTGGATAACTATGCTTTTGAAGGTTTAACAAAATGCGTGCTAGATATAAGCTTATCATGTTGTAATACTAAATTAGCTGGGTGTTCAGATACATGCAATCCTATAATTTGGGACATAAAAACTCGAAAAGTTATAAAATCtttaaaatgtaaaaatatcgATACTAACAATACTAGTTGTTTATCATGGAATCCAATAAATGATATTGTAGCTAGTGGAAATAGAACCCAAACAATTTCTTTATGGGATATAAGAGTTACTAAACCTATTATTTCTATAAATGCTCATAAAGCAAATGTTAATAAAGTAAAATGGAATTATAACggaatttatttattaagtTGTAGTAAAGATAGTTTAATTAAATTGTGGGATATtagaaattttaaattattacattcttataaaaatgacaaCATTATTAATACTGCATCTACTACTACTACTTCTAGATTTACGGCAAATTATGAACCTACATATATTACATGGAACCCAATAcaaaatcatatttttgcTAGCTCAGATAATaaaggaaatataaaattttataatactAATGACAATAAATGTACACAAACAATATCATTTGCGCATGGCATAGATAAGCCATCCTCTATTACATTATTGGATTGGAACCCGTTTGGACATTTACTTACATCTTTTGGAGatgataaattattaaaattttggTCTGCATCTAGTTGTGATTCTATTATTTCAAAAGAAATAGATGCAAAACAGTTAAccagtatatataatggtGGAACTTTTCCGAATTCTCGATACGTTAATGATGAAAACATGCTAGATGTCAGCAGTAATCAATCGATTAAAGATTCAGATGAAGAAAGTTACAGGAAAAATActttaaatgataatttttacaaaaaaattagtaaAAAAAGGCGTAAGAGAAGGCATAAACATGGATCTAagttaaatttaaaaaagacTGAATGA